In Ptychodera flava strain L36383 chromosome 21, AS_Pfla_20210202, whole genome shotgun sequence, a genomic segment contains:
- the LOC139121380 gene encoding neuroendocrine convertase 1-like isoform X1, translating into MIWRTPCMPNYVIVSLVLIISVVHGANHDGYTNEWAVFVPGGETEARFVAAEHGYNYVGPVGSLENYFVFSHREAARRSKRSAHDLTKRLEDDKRVHWVEQQVAMRRVKRDFTKKDLETFDDPLWKNQWYLHDTRTSTEKAKLDLHVMPVWKAGITGKDVVVTVLDDGFETNHTDLADNYDPLASWDYNGNDEDPFPRYTNKFAEENKHGTRCVGEIGMIANNDLCGVGVAFNAKIGGIRMLDGTVTDVVEANSLSHELSHIDIYSASWGPNDDGKTVEGPGPLARQAFLDGVTKGRKGKGAIYVWASGNGGGAEDNCDCDGYTDSIYTVSVSSASQRGTSPWYAERCSSTLATTLSSGGGGEAKIVSADLHDECTSSHTGTSASAPLAAGVIALLLEANPELTWRDVQHIVVWTSEPEPLEKSAGLGTFKINGVGLKVDERFGFGILNAEAMIEMANPTPDKWVSVPEAKVCVITAADVEFEPTKIPVANTMALTINGSRCKDHESTQINYLEHVQMYVTIEHPYRGTLEMTMTSPSDTQTMLLSQRSEDRSSDGFQDWAFMSVHTWGENPNGDWTLTVGDGRENSHGTDAGYLNDWKLVLRGTTERPNHQPEGGRVYGSNYNSVKDDRQTEPLQENIPDKEQISNNVDDFLPPLDDDPGIGKDSDFMDIDYINDGDPDDLKNILDTYQVIEELQKEAFLKEMYEKEVLEYLLQKGVATKR; encoded by the exons GTCGGAAGTTTGGAGAATTACTTTGTGTTTTCACATCGGGAGGCTGCACGTCGATCCAAGCGCAGTGCGCACGATCTGACCAAGAGATTGGAAGACGATAAGCGA GTGCACTGGGTGGAACAGCAAGTCGCCATGAGAAGAGTTAAAAGAGATTTCACCAAAAAAGATTTGGAGACTTTTGACGATCCATTGTGGAAGAACCAATGGTATTTA CACGACACAAGGACTTCCACGGAGAAGGCAAAGCTTGATCTCCATGTCATGCCGGTTTGGAAGGCAGGAATAACGGGGAAAGACGTAGTTGTTACAGTTTTAGACGACG GGTTTGAGACCAACCACACCGACTTAGCCGATAATTATGATCCCCTGGCTAGCTGGGATTACAATGGCAACGACGAAGATCCCTTTCCGAGATATACAAACAAATTTGCTGAGGAAAATAA ACACGGCACTCGCTGCGTAGGAGAGATTGGCATGATTGCCAATAATGATCTTTGTGGAGTCGGCGTGGCTTTCAATGCTAAAATTGGAG ggattCGGATGCTTGATGGGACGGTAACAGATGTAGTTGAGGCGAATTCACTCAGCCACGAGTTAAGCCACATCGACATTTACAGCGCCAGCTGGGGGCCGAACGACGACGGTAAAACCGTTGAAGGGCCTGGACCGCTCGCCAGACAAGCCTTCTTAGATGGTGTAACAAAG GGTAGGAAAGGAAAGGGCGCCATCTATGTATGGGCATCTGGTAATGGAGGGGGTGCAGAAGATAATTGTGATTGTGATGGTTACACCGATAGTATCTACACGGTGTCGGTGAGCAGTGCCTCTCAGAGGGGAACATCACCCTGGTATGCCGAGAGGTGCTCATCGACACTGGCAACCACCCTGAGCAGTGGCGGAGGAGGCGAGGCGAAGATTGTCAGCGCCGATCTACATGACGAATGCACATCTTCACACACCGGCACCTCTGCGTCAGCACCGTTGGCGGCGGGAGTTATCGCTCTGTTATTAGAAGCAAA TCCAGAGCTTACGTGGAGAGATGTCCAACACATTGTTGTGTGGACGTCAGAGCCTGAACCGTTGGAAAAGTCAGCGGGCTTGGGGACGTTCAAAATTAATGGCGTAGGACTAAAAGTGGACGAACGGTTTGGATTTGGTATACTGAACGCTGAAGCTATGATTGAAATGGCTAATCCAACGCCAGACAAATGGGTATCCGTACCAGAAGCCAAAGTATGCGTAATCACGGCCGCAGATGTTGAGTTCGAGCCTAC AAAAATTCCAGTTGCAAACACCATGGCTCTCACGATCAACGGCAGTCGTTGCAAAGACCACGAATCTACACAAATCAACTACTTAGAGCATGTACAGATGTACGTAACCATCGAGCACCCGTACCGCGGAACTTTAGAAATGACGATGACGTCACCTAGTG ATACCCAGACTATGCTTCTTTCTCAACGAAGCGAAGATCGCTCATCGGATGGATTTCAAGATTGGGCGTTCATGTCGGTGCACACCTGGGGCGAAAACCCTAACGGTGATTGGACGTTAACAGTCGGTGACGGG AGAGAAAACTCACACGGCACCGATGCAGGCTATCTTAACGACTGGAAGCTAGTTCTACGAGGAACAACAGAAAGGCCAAATCATCAGCCTGAAGGTGGACGTGTATATGGAAGCAATTACAACAGTGTCAAAGACGACAGGCAAACC GAGCCGCTTCAAGAAAACATCCCTGACAAAGAACAAATTAGCAACAACGTAGATGATTTTCTTCCTCCCCTTGATGATGACCCTGGCATTGGCAAAGACAGTGACTTCATGGATATCGACTACATCAACGACGGTGACCCTGATGACCTCAAGAATATACTGGACACCTACCAAGTCATCGAAGAATTACAAAAGGAAGCATTTCTGAAAGAAATGTACGAAAAAGAAGTTTTAGAATACCTACTGCAAAAAGGTGTCGCTACTAAAAGATAG
- the LOC139121380 gene encoding neuroendocrine convertase 1-like isoform X2, giving the protein MIWRTPCMPNYVIVSLVLIISVVHGANHDGYTNEWAVFVPGGETEARFVAAEHGYNYVGPVGSLENYFVFSHREAARRSKRSAHDLTKRLEDDKRVHWVEQQVAMRRVKRDFTKKDLETFDDPLWKNQWYLHDTRTSTEKAKLDLHVMPVWKAGITGKDVVVTVLDDGFETNHTDLADNYDPLASWDYNGNDEDPFPRYTNKFAEENKHGTRCVGEIGMIANNDLCGVGVAFNAKIGGIRMLDGTVTDVVEANSLSHELSHIDIYSASWGPNDDGKTVEGPGPLARQAFLDGVTKGRKGKGAIYVWASGNGGGAEDNCDCDGYTDSIYTVSVSSASQRGTSPWYAERCSSTLATTLSSGGGGEAKIVSADLHDECTSSHTGTSASAPLAAGVIALLLEANPELTWRDVQHIVVWTSEPEPLEKSAGLGTFKINGVGLKVDERFGFGILNAEAMIEMANPTPDKWVSVPEAKVCVITAADVEFEPTKIPVANTMALTINGSRCKDHESTQINYLEHVQMYVTIEHPYRGTLEMTMTSPSDTQTMLLSQRSEDRSSDGFQDWAFMSVHTWGENPNGDWTLTVGDGRENSHGTDAGYLNDWKLVLRGTTERPNHQPEGGRVYGSNYNSVKDDRQTTLKKQAKQHKS; this is encoded by the exons GTCGGAAGTTTGGAGAATTACTTTGTGTTTTCACATCGGGAGGCTGCACGTCGATCCAAGCGCAGTGCGCACGATCTGACCAAGAGATTGGAAGACGATAAGCGA GTGCACTGGGTGGAACAGCAAGTCGCCATGAGAAGAGTTAAAAGAGATTTCACCAAAAAAGATTTGGAGACTTTTGACGATCCATTGTGGAAGAACCAATGGTATTTA CACGACACAAGGACTTCCACGGAGAAGGCAAAGCTTGATCTCCATGTCATGCCGGTTTGGAAGGCAGGAATAACGGGGAAAGACGTAGTTGTTACAGTTTTAGACGACG GGTTTGAGACCAACCACACCGACTTAGCCGATAATTATGATCCCCTGGCTAGCTGGGATTACAATGGCAACGACGAAGATCCCTTTCCGAGATATACAAACAAATTTGCTGAGGAAAATAA ACACGGCACTCGCTGCGTAGGAGAGATTGGCATGATTGCCAATAATGATCTTTGTGGAGTCGGCGTGGCTTTCAATGCTAAAATTGGAG ggattCGGATGCTTGATGGGACGGTAACAGATGTAGTTGAGGCGAATTCACTCAGCCACGAGTTAAGCCACATCGACATTTACAGCGCCAGCTGGGGGCCGAACGACGACGGTAAAACCGTTGAAGGGCCTGGACCGCTCGCCAGACAAGCCTTCTTAGATGGTGTAACAAAG GGTAGGAAAGGAAAGGGCGCCATCTATGTATGGGCATCTGGTAATGGAGGGGGTGCAGAAGATAATTGTGATTGTGATGGTTACACCGATAGTATCTACACGGTGTCGGTGAGCAGTGCCTCTCAGAGGGGAACATCACCCTGGTATGCCGAGAGGTGCTCATCGACACTGGCAACCACCCTGAGCAGTGGCGGAGGAGGCGAGGCGAAGATTGTCAGCGCCGATCTACATGACGAATGCACATCTTCACACACCGGCACCTCTGCGTCAGCACCGTTGGCGGCGGGAGTTATCGCTCTGTTATTAGAAGCAAA TCCAGAGCTTACGTGGAGAGATGTCCAACACATTGTTGTGTGGACGTCAGAGCCTGAACCGTTGGAAAAGTCAGCGGGCTTGGGGACGTTCAAAATTAATGGCGTAGGACTAAAAGTGGACGAACGGTTTGGATTTGGTATACTGAACGCTGAAGCTATGATTGAAATGGCTAATCCAACGCCAGACAAATGGGTATCCGTACCAGAAGCCAAAGTATGCGTAATCACGGCCGCAGATGTTGAGTTCGAGCCTAC AAAAATTCCAGTTGCAAACACCATGGCTCTCACGATCAACGGCAGTCGTTGCAAAGACCACGAATCTACACAAATCAACTACTTAGAGCATGTACAGATGTACGTAACCATCGAGCACCCGTACCGCGGAACTTTAGAAATGACGATGACGTCACCTAGTG ATACCCAGACTATGCTTCTTTCTCAACGAAGCGAAGATCGCTCATCGGATGGATTTCAAGATTGGGCGTTCATGTCGGTGCACACCTGGGGCGAAAACCCTAACGGTGATTGGACGTTAACAGTCGGTGACGGG AGAGAAAACTCACACGGCACCGATGCAGGCTATCTTAACGACTGGAAGCTAGTTCTACGAGGAACAACAGAAAGGCCAAATCATCAGCCTGAAGGTGGACGTGTATATGGAAGCAATTACAACAGTGTCAAAGACGACAGGCAAACC ACTCTGAAAAAGCAAGCCAAACAACATAAGTCGTAA
- the LOC139121383 gene encoding ileal sodium/bile acid cotransporter-like, whose product MALVEATIRLTTPFALQTYAVGTDFHHSLSVNGSGNDTDDDPNRLDPKTAALKKGNDIMITCVLVIIMVGMGCSIVPKDLLKPIRRPAAIFMCLFAQFAVVPLVAFAMCHAIRISSSQALGALVIASSPGGPAANLFTLIMQGDIPLSLCLTTFSTVVSMGLLPLCMFIYSRSWTSSGAVIPFKNIAIALALVVLPPILGMAIRWKLPKVSVIIGKVAGIVGMIGIVANLALLCLINPKVLISSWQGYFLAILLPLVGFISSYVICVVFRRKPKTCHTVGFNCCMKNVPVAITLISLSYSGKEFAELTLVPLLYGIFSIVDAIILCIFVKRLCKNQEDEMKKVPSEDEFETDEEMEFIYEYITVM is encoded by the exons ATGGCTCTTGTAGAAGCTACGATACGGCTGACCACACCGTTTGCCCTCCAGACGTACGCTGTCGGGACGGATTTTCACCATTCGTTGTCAGTGAACGGCAGCGGCAATGACACGGACGATGATCCAAATCGCTTGGACCCAAAGACTGCCGCCCTCAAGAAGGGAAACGATATTATGATAACATGTGTCCTTGTTATAATTATGGTAGGAATGGGTTGCTCCATTGTACCGAAGGATCTCTTAAAACCAATACGACGTCCGGCAGCTATTTTCATGTGTCTTTTCGCCCAGTTTGCTGTTGTTCCTCTGGTGGCGTTTGCTATGTGCCATGCCATACGGATATCATCGAGTCAAGCCCTTGGAGCATTGGTGATTGCCTCGTCGCCGGGTGGGCCTGCAGCTAATCTTTTTACCCTGATTATGCAAGGAGATATCCCTTTGAG TTTATGCTTGACAACCTTCTCCACAGTCGTGTCGATGGGATTACTACCCTTGTGTATGTTTATCTATTCCCGAAGTTGGACTTCATCGGGAGCGGTCATTCCGTTCAAAAACATCGCCATAGCCCTAGCGTTAGTTGTCTTGCCTCCCATCCTTGGCATGGCAATACGATGGAAATTACCGAAGGTATCAGTTATTATCGGAAAG GTTGCTGGAATCGTTGGTATGATCGGCATCGTTGCGAATCTTGCTCTGCTGTGTTTGATCAATCCAAAAGTCTTGATCAGTTCTTGGCAGGGGTACTTCCTCGCCATACTTCTTCCGTTGGTCGGCTTCATCAGTAGCTACGTCATCTGTGTTGTGTTCCGTCGCAAACCCAAGACTTGTCACACAGTGGGCTTCAACTGCTGCATGAAGAATGTCCCTGTCGCGATAACCTTGATATCGTTGTCTTATTCCGGTAAAGAGTTTGCAGAATTGACCTTGGTACCGTTACTCTACGGAATTTTCAGCATTGTCGATGCCATTATCCTCTGCATCTTTGTCAAACGACTCTGCAAGAATCAAGAAGATGAGATGAAAAAAGTACCTTCGGAAGATGAGTTTGAGACTGATGAAGAGATGGAATTCATATATGAGTACATCACTGTCATGTGA